The Methylomusa anaerophila genome has a segment encoding these proteins:
- a CDS encoding DUF2997 domain-containing protein: protein MDQQELEITIDANGKVSIKVAGAKGGECLDITKNLEEALGEVERREFTPEYYQAPADGNKIRTNRR, encoded by the coding sequence ATGGATCAGCAGGAGCTTGAAATCACCATTGACGCCAATGGCAAAGTATCGATAAAAGTGGCCGGAGCCAAAGGCGGTGAGTGCCTTGATATCACCAAAAACCTGGAGGAAGCCCTGGGCGAAGTGGAGCGGCGGGAGTTTACGCCCGAATACTACCAGGCCCCGGCTGACGGCAATAAGATCCGGACCAATCGGCGATGA